AACGATGTATTGACACTTTACCTTCTTTAGAGAGCGAAATTCCTTAAGGAATTTACTTTATTTGTAAACGATGTTATGATACACTAAACGTCTCTTAGAGTGTAAACGATGTTGTGATATTTAACAATTAATATTTAAAAAAAGTAGCACCCTCGAATTTGCCGAAAGGTACTACTTTTATCTTTATTAATTTTGATTTTTTACTTTAATTTTTTACAACTTTATATTCTCCACTTCCTTTTGCAGTGCGAATTTTAAGAATATATATTCCATTATCAAGGTTTGATACATCAATAGAAGCATTACCTAAAACATTTTCCTCGCGGATAAGCATTCTGCCAAGTGCGTCATAAAGTTCTAAATTATCTATTCTTTCTTCACACTCAATATTCAAATTATTACTTACAGGATTTGGATAAATGTTGATTCCAAGTGAGTTTGCAGCCATTTCTTCTATTATTGAAAAGTCAGGACAATCATAGCTTGTATTTACAATATTTATGTCTCCATTATCATCATTATAATCCAGAACCTCCCAATTACGATTGGTTGCCATAGTGTCGCGACAAGTTTGTGCTCCAGGATTTGTGTTTGCTAAATCTTTAATATATATCTTTCCTTTATCACTTTCTGGTCTTATTGGTAATTGGTGGAAAAGAGAATCAAGTCCACAAGCAGAGAGATTGTTTCCATCACAAAAAATTACACTTAGACTATCACAACCACTTATTTTAATACTTGAAATATTATTAGTATAGCAATATAATTCTTTCAAAGCTGTAAGACCGCTTACATCCAGTGAAGAAAGGTTGTTTTCATCACAATCCAAATCTTTCAAAGCTGTAAGACCATTTACATTCAAAGAAGAAATATTGTTATTCCAGCAAAATAATATTTCTAATCCAATATTATTAGAAGCATCTAAATCTGTTATATTTGCGATATTATCTGAACAATCAAACTCTTTTACATTTCCATAAACTTTCATTGTGCTTGCTTCTGCATAGTAATTTTTGAAGCTTGTCCAGCTTGCATTAACTACAACAGTAGTATCTTTCGCTCCACTAACAACTTTCACGCCTGTATTTTCTGCATCAGCAGTAAGGTCAAGCCATATATCAGCTCCTTGCTGAACGGTTAATTCAATCCAGCGTTCCATATTTACTTCTGGCAATTTTTCTGTAGTAAATGTAAGTTCAGAGCCATATTTCTTAATAGCGCCAACCTTTGCATAAGCTCTAAATGTGTAGCTTGCATTGGCTGTTAAACCAGATAAATCTGCACTGAATGTATTGCCTGCTGAATAAGAAATCAATTCGTCGGTATAAGAACTAGAGCCTGTTACTTTCCACTCAAAGCCTTTTTCTCCAATAATTTCTTCTCCTGGATCAACCTCACCATTAAGAATAGCAGAAGCATAAGTTATATTCGTTGCTGGGTTTGTTGTAACTGTTGCAAAAACTGGAGCAGAAGTTGTTGTAAAAGTCTTTTCTTCGCCATACATATAGCTTGTTCCAACTTTTATATAAGCTTTAAAAACATACAGAGTATTGACCTCTAAGTTAGTTAGATAAGCATTTAACGAATCACTTGAAACATTTAAGTTATTATCAGAGCCACCATCTGCTCTCCATATAAAACCTTTTTCGCTAATAACATCATAAGTTCCTTTAACATAACTAGCGTTTATTTTTGCTGAATTATGAGTTATATCGCTTGCATTTTTGGTTGTTACAGAAGTAGTTAAAAAAGGATCTCCACAAACATAAGTTCCACTAGTAAATACTTCAGTACTGTCCACTTTGTATTTTACTGTCCAATTTTCATTCTTAGCATTTTGTGCATTTGTTATTAGTACTGTAGAAATATTAGGAGACGCATTAGAATTTACAGGATATATGCTTGCATTTTCAGAAATATTCCTTGTAGGCAAAGAGCAGTAAACACTATCAAGTACTTGTGCAGGAAATTCATTATTATAGCATGATAATGTTTTCAAAGCACCGAATTTATCAACTTTTAAAAATTTCATATCGTTATTTTCACATCTAACATTTTGCAAATAAGGATTTCCACTTATATCTAATGAATCTATATTATTGATATGACATCCTAAGTTAAGTAATGAAGGATTTCCACTAAGATCTAATGAAGTTAAAATATTATTATTACAATAAAAATGAAGCAATTTTGTGTTTTTAGTAACATCTAAAGTACTAAGAAAATTGTAATGACAACTAAATGCTTCTAAATCAAGGCACTTGCTAACATCTATATTGTTGAGATTATTTCCAATGCAATATAGTTCTTTTAAATTCACAAGTTTAGTAACATATAGTTCAGAAATACTGTTATACGAAGTAAGCAACTTTATTAATCCATTATTATTAGAAACATTTATGGCTGTTATTTTAGAGTTATTATTGCGGCAATTAAATTCTGTTAAGTTGCCATATATTCTCATTTTTGTATCGCCTGCGAGGTAGTCTTTTACCCCAGTAAGAGTTTGATCTACAACAAAAGTAGTATCAATGGTGCCACTTATTATTCTAATACCTGTATTATCAGCGCTAGCTTTCATGTTTAAAGCTATTTGCTGCCCAGGAATAACATCAAGTTCTATGTATTTAGACATATTTGGGCAAGTATATGTTCCATGAGTAGTAGGAATAGGATCACTATTAAAATATACTACATCCCAATATTTGCTTGTAGCATTGTTTTTATTTGTGTTATTAATTATATTCATATGGTTAGGGTCAGCAGCATTATAAAAAGGCACAAATTTTCCTTTTGGAGTCATGCCTGTTCTATCAATTGCATCGCAATATATAGCATCAATTTTTTCTACAGATAAATTAGTTTGAAAGAAAGAAAGATGTTGCAATTGGTAAAGTTTCCTTATATCTAAATCAGAAATACTGTTTTTGCCACAATAAACCTGTTTTAAATGAATATTTTTATCGAAGTTTACAGCTGTTAGATAGTTATTATTTTCCTGACAATCAAACCTATTTATATTTCCATAAATAACCATGGTATCAGCACCAGCATAATAATTTGCTGGATAATTCCAAGCTGTACCTACGGTTAAAGAATATTCAGAGGCTCCGCTACGTATTAATACTGGAGTACTTGGATTTTCACATGCAAAATCTAATTTTATATTTTGCCCTTGCGTAACATTAAGTTTAATATAACGGTTCATATTAGCAGATGGAGCTGGGCATATATAGCTTCCTGTTGTTGGAACATCCGTATCATCAGAACCATGCCAAACATTCCAATTTTTACCTGTAGCAATGCTTCCAGCACTCGCTAGTACAATAGAATAATTAGCAGATGAAGGACTACCTGTAGGATAAACTTTACCTTTTGAAAGACTTCCTCTGTCTGGTAATGCACAATACAAATCATTCAAAGTTTGTGTAGTAAAATTATTATCTCTAAAAGAAATAACTTCTAATAAGCTATTAGCACTTATATCTAGACTTGAAACATTATTATTTCTAAAATATATCTGTTCTAGATTTGTAAGAGTACTTATATCAATAGATGTAAGTTCGTTTTCATAACAATGAATAGATTTTAATAGCGTTGTGCCACTTAGATTCAAATCTGTAATAGCATTATTAGCACATAAAAGAACTTCTAGTTTTGTATGACCAACTGTATTAACACCTGTAATATTTGCACCGTTGTTTTCACAATCAAAACTCTTAACATTCCCAAAAACAGTCATTGTTGTGCCATTTGACATAAGCTCTTTATACTTAGGTGAAACATCAATATTAAAGTTATATGTACTATCGCCACTCACAACCGTTATTGGAGTTACAGAAGCTACGCCTCTCATATAAAGTTTAATCACAACACCGCTTTTTACAGTGAGTTCAATTCTATTAGTTTGTGCTTGCAATGCTATTGACATCATCATCAAAATAGCAAGCATCGGCAACATTTTTAATTTTAAATTTTTCATAGGTTTTTATTTTTTTATTTAATTAAACAGCTTAATTTTTGGCAAAGATACAATATTAAAAACATTAAAGTTATCCGTAAAAATACGGATATTTTATTATTTTTTTAAATTTTGTTTAAATATTTACTATCAAATATTTAGTATTTTTAAGCTAAAAAACTACATTGCTTCGGTCAATCTAAGCCTTGAAACCCGCTCTACTCCATCAACTTTTTTAATTTGATTAATCAAGTTTTTCAGATGTTCTGTATTATTAACATAAAGAGTAATTTTCCCCTCAAATATTTCATTTTTTGTTTCAAGCATAACGGAGCTAATATTCAAATTATTTTCTTCTGATAAAATGCGGATAATATCTCTTAAAATTCCAATTTTATCAATACCAGACAAACGCACAGCAGTTTTAAACGTAATTTGCTTTGAATCATCCCATTGCACATTTCTAATTCTATCGCCATATCTAGCATTCATGCGAACAGCATTTGCACAATTAGCTCTATGTATTTCCAATGAGTTTTCAGAAAGCACAAATCCTACCACTTCATCTCCGGGAATAGGATTGCAACAATCTGCAATAACAAAAGAAACCTGATTTTCAACATCAAGTTCTAGTTTTTTTGCACGTTTTTTTCTTATTTGTTTATTTTGAGCATTCGCATGCTTCCCTTTAGCAAAAGGAGCTCTTAAATAATTCAGCCAACCAGATTTCTCATTAATTGTGGAAAAAGCCTTTACTGTTTTAATATCAATTTTTCCAGAAAATGCATCCAGATACAGTTCATTAACATCATTAATATTAAGGTATTTTGCAAATTCTTCTATCTTTTTTTCATCACTCGGAAGCCTTACCTGATTAAACATTCTTGAAATTATTTCCTTACCCCGCTCTGCCGACCTTTTTTTATCCTCTTTTACCGCCATTTTAATCTGAGACTTAGCCTTTGCTGAAATAACAATATTTAGCCATTCTTCTTTCGGCGATTGCTTTTCGCTAGTAAGGACTTCTATTTGGTCTCCGCTTGATAATACATGACTTAGCGCTACAAGTTTGTGATTAACCTTAGCTCCAATACATTTATTACCAATATCTGAATGGATTGAATATGCAAAATCTAAAACTGTAGAGTTTTTTGGCAAATTACGCAACTCTCCAGACCTAGTAAAAACATATATTTCATCTGCAAAAAGAGTAAGTTTAAAATCGTCTAAAAAATCTATAGCATTAGATTCTGGTCTTTGCAGCAATTCTCTTATTCTTTTTAGCCAATCGTCAAGAGAATTTTCTATTCCCTTTTTATCTTCTTTGTATTTCCAATGAGCGGCATAACCTTTTTCAGCAATTTCATTCATGCGAGTTGAGCGTATTTGCACTTCAACCCACTTGCCAGTATTACTCATAACGGTAGTGTGCAAAGCCTCATATCCATTTGCTTTAGGCACAGATATCCAGTCTCTTAACCTCTCTGGATTTGGCGTATACACCTGAGTTACAACAGAATACGCTTTCCAGCAATCTAATCTCTCATTCTCAACATCTGAGTCTATAATAATTCTAATTGCAAAAACATCATAAACTTCCTCAAAAGGAATATTTTTTTTCAGCATTTTTTTCCAAATAGAATTAATGCTTTTTGTCCGTCCAACAATATCAAATTTTAGTCCTGCATTACTGAGAGCAACACTTATAGGCTCTATAAAATTCTTAATAAATTTATTACGTTCTTCGTCGCTTTCAATAAGTTTATTAGTAATACTTTGATAAATATTTGGGTCTGTATAACGAAGAACAAGGTCTTCCATTTCGCTTTTAATAGTGTATAAGCCAAGTCTATGAGCTAACGGAGCATATAAAAAAGCTGTTTCAGAAGCTATTTTCAGGCGTTTTTCTGAAGGCATGAACTCCAAAGTACGCATATTATGAAGCCTATCTGCAAGTTTTATTAAAATAACTCGCACATCTTCAGCCATTGTAAGCAAAATTTTTCTGTAGTTTTCAGCTTGCATCGAATGGCTCAAATCTGGCTTCTCTTCTAAATTTGACTTATCAATAATGCCGGAAATTTTGGTCAGCCCATCAATTATAGAAGCAACTTTTTCTCCAAACATTGCTTTTATATCTTCAATTGTATAATCGGTATCTTCAACCACATCATGAAGCAAAGCACAAACGATAGAAGTTGCTCCTAAGCCTATTTCGCTAGAAGCAATTATTGCAACCTCAACCGGATGGAAAATGTACGGCTCACCACTTCGCCGCCTCATATCCTTATGAGCTTCTACAGCTAAATTGAATGCTTTTCTTATTTGCTTTTTATCATCAGCATCAGTTAAAGGCTTGCAAGATTTTAATAATGTTCTATAACGACTTAAAAGTTCTTTTCGTTCAATATCCGTTAGTCCACGAAACATAAATAGTTATATTGTTTGAAAAATTATTTTTCTAACTTCCACACAGTATCAATAATAGTACCATCAACCCATTTTATAACAGCAACAGGCTCGTCAGTAACTTTAGGTTTTTGTGGTTTTCCACATATAGCTTCAGCCTCGGCTTTCAACTCTTGAATTGTTTTTATTGGCAAAGAACTTCCTTTCATTTTTTCAATCAAATCTGTTCTTTTTGGATTTATAGCAATTCCGCGTTCTGTAACAATTACATCAATCATTTCTCCGGGACCACAAAGTGTTGTTACTTCATCAACAATAACAGGAATACGGTCTCTAAACAATGGTATTGGAATTATTACGTTTTTCGCATGAAGACAATTTTGCCAACCTCCAATTCCATGCAAAAGCAACCCGTCAGAATGGGTAACAACGTTTCCATTGAAATTAAGATCTATTTCTGTTGCTCCCAATATCATAATATCAGTCATTGAAGTATAATTTCCTTTGCTATGATAGTTATATGCTTGCATAACTGATAAATCTATATGATTTGGATTTTCTCTAACAGAACGAACGGCTTCTAAATCAAAGGCTTGAGCATCTAATATATAGTCAAGAGTTCCATTTTCAAGCATTTGAACTAAATATTTTGTACTTCCACCAAAAGCAAATCTAGCTTTTTGACCTCTTTCTTTTAATATTTTTTCAAAATATATTCCAACAGCCAAAGAAGTTCCGCCTGCTCCTGATTGAATGCTGCAACCATCTCTTAGCAATCCAGCTTCATCACAAAATTGAGCTGTCCATTCTGCAAGCAGCAATCTGTCGGGGCTGCGAGTAACTTGAGTTGTTCCTGAGACAATCTTTTCTGGAATGCCAATTTGGTCAACCACAACAACATAATCAACATAGTTTCCCTGCACCTGCATTGGCATACATGGGAAATCTATTAAATTATCAGTAACAACAATAACTTTGTCTGCATATAAATAATCAGCTAAGGAATAACCTAATATTCCGCAAGCAGATTTTCCACTTACAGCATTAGCATTACCAAATGCGTCAGCCATAGGTGCGGCAATCACAGCAATATCAATATGCACCTCGCCATCTTGAATAGCTTGAACTCGTCCACCATGAGAACGAAGCACAGCACAGCCTTCCATGCCTCCCATTGTAGTAAATTTACCCAATGGTCCGTTCATAGAGCCTTCTATGCGGTTTATTGTTTTATCTTCTAAATATTTTATAAGCACTTCATTGCACGGAAATGAAGCAGATGGCAACCAAACCAAATCTTTCACTCCCATATCATGGGCAATATCAAAAATAGAATTGCTCACTAAATCTCCATCGCGTAAATGGTGATGAGTACTTATGGTCATTCCATCTTTTAAACCGCATTTCTTCAAAGCTTCTTCCAATGTTGAAACCACTTTGTTTCCATCGTCAGGATAGTCAATACAAGTAGGAATAGGCGGAGCATATTTTCGCCCTGTTGGGCGGTGCTGACGCAAACCTTTAAAAGCAACCATTTCTTGTCCATTAACAACGGTTGGAACTTTACGCCCTAAAGCATTAACAACAAATTTATCGCACTTTTTCATTACTTAACATTTTGATTTAACATTTGTGATTTCCAGTCTTTTGGCAATTTTCCTAACATTATAGCCATATTAATTGTATGCAATGCTCTTTTTACGACAGGTGGATCTATCATCTTACTGCCTAAAGAAACCACACCCAAACCTTTTTCATTTGCTTCGTCAAAAGCAATAACTATTTTTTTAGCCTTATTAATTTCTGCTTCTTCTGGTCCGTAAGCATCATGTATAACCCTTATCTGCTTTGGATGAATACAGCCCATGCCCACAAAACCTAGAGATTTTGAAACTTTAATTGTATTTCTAAGACCCTCTTCATCATCTACATCACTAAACACGGAGTCAATTGCCTGTACTCCAGTTGCTTTACAAGCTAATGTTAGCATATTTCTTGCAAATAATGATTCATTGCCTTCTCTAGTTCTTTGCACACCCATATCGGCAGTAAAATCTTCAAGCCCAATAGCAATGGCAACAACATTTTCTGCTGATTCTGCTATTTCTCTTACTCTCAAAACTCCTTCAGCAGACTCAATAATAGGCATTAGCCATATTTTTTGACTTTTATCTGAAAGCAATTCATT
The window above is part of the Bacteroidales bacterium genome. Proteins encoded here:
- a CDS encoding T9SS type A sorting domain-containing protein: MKNLKLKMLPMLAILMMMSIALQAQTNRIELTVKSGVVIKLYMRGVASVTPITVVSGDSTYNFNIDVSPKYKELMSNGTTMTVFGNVKSFDCENNGANITGVNTVGHTKLEVLLCANNAITDLNLSGTTLLKSIHCYENELTSIDISTLTNLEQIYFRNNNVSSLDISANSLLEVISFRDNNFTTQTLNDLYCALPDRGSLSKGKVYPTGSPSSANYSIVLASAGSIATGKNWNVWHGSDDTDVPTTGSYICPAPSANMNRYIKLNVTQGQNIKLDFACENPSTPVLIRSGASEYSLTVGTAWNYPANYYAGADTMVIYGNINRFDCQENNNYLTAVNFDKNIHLKQVYCGKNSISDLDIRKLYQLQHLSFFQTNLSVEKIDAIYCDAIDRTGMTPKGKFVPFYNAADPNHMNIINNTNKNNATSKYWDVVYFNSDPIPTTHGTYTCPNMSKYIELDVIPGQQIALNMKASADNTGIRIISGTIDTTFVVDQTLTGVKDYLAGDTKMRIYGNLTEFNCRNNNSKITAINVSNNNGLIKLLTSYNSISELYVTKLVNLKELYCIGNNLNNIDVSKCLDLEAFSCHYNFLSTLDVTKNTKLLHFYCNNNILTSLDLSGNPSLLNLGCHINNIDSLDISGNPYLQNVRCENNDMKFLKVDKFGALKTLSCYNNEFPAQVLDSVYCSLPTRNISENASIYPVNSNASPNISTVLITNAQNAKNENWTVKYKVDSTEVFTSGTYVCGDPFLTTSVTTKNASDITHNSAKINASYVKGTYDVISEKGFIWRADGGSDNNLNVSSDSLNAYLTNLEVNTLYVFKAYIKVGTSYMYGEEKTFTTTSAPVFATVTTNPATNITYASAILNGEVDPGEEIIGEKGFEWKVTGSSSYTDELISYSAGNTFSADLSGLTANASYTFRAYAKVGAIKKYGSELTFTTEKLPEVNMERWIELTVQQGADIWLDLTADAENTGVKVVSGAKDTTVVVNASWTSFKNYYAEASTMKVYGNVKEFDCSDNIANITDLDASNNIGLEILFCWNNNISSLNVNGLTALKDLDCDENNLSSLDVSGLTALKELYCYTNNISSIKISGCDSLSVIFCDGNNLSACGLDSLFHQLPIRPESDKGKIYIKDLANTNPGAQTCRDTMATNRNWEVLDYNDDNGDINIVNTSYDCPDFSIIEEMAANSLGINIYPNPVSNNLNIECEERIDNLELYDALGRMLIREENVLGNASIDVSNLDNGIYILKIRTAKGSGEYKVVKN
- the citF gene encoding citrate lyase subunit alpha; this translates as MKKCDKFVVNALGRKVPTVVNGQEMVAFKGLRQHRPTGRKYAPPIPTCIDYPDDGNKVVSTLEEALKKCGLKDGMTISTHHHLRDGDLVSNSIFDIAHDMGVKDLVWLPSASFPCNEVLIKYLEDKTINRIEGSMNGPLGKFTTMGGMEGCAVLRSHGGRVQAIQDGEVHIDIAVIAAPMADAFGNANAVSGKSACGILGYSLADYLYADKVIVVTDNLIDFPCMPMQVQGNYVDYVVVVDQIGIPEKIVSGTTQVTRSPDRLLLAEWTAQFCDEAGLLRDGCSIQSGAGGTSLAVGIYFEKILKERGQKARFAFGGSTKYLVQMLENGTLDYILDAQAFDLEAVRSVRENPNHIDLSVMQAYNYHSKGNYTSMTDIMILGATEIDLNFNGNVVTHSDGLLLHGIGGWQNCLHAKNVIIPIPLFRDRIPVIVDEVTTLCGPGEMIDVIVTERGIAINPKRTDLIEKMKGSSLPIKTIQELKAEAEAICGKPQKPKVTDEPVAVIKWVDGTIIDTVWKLEK
- a CDS encoding bifunctional (p)ppGpp synthetase/guanosine-3',5'-bis(diphosphate) 3'-pyrophosphohydrolase is translated as MFRGLTDIERKELLSRYRTLLKSCKPLTDADDKKQIRKAFNLAVEAHKDMRRRSGEPYIFHPVEVAIIASSEIGLGATSIVCALLHDVVEDTDYTIEDIKAMFGEKVASIIDGLTKISGIIDKSNLEEKPDLSHSMQAENYRKILLTMAEDVRVILIKLADRLHNMRTLEFMPSEKRLKIASETAFLYAPLAHRLGLYTIKSEMEDLVLRYTDPNIYQSITNKLIESDEERNKFIKNFIEPISVALSNAGLKFDIVGRTKSINSIWKKMLKKNIPFEEVYDVFAIRIIIDSDVENERLDCWKAYSVVTQVYTPNPERLRDWISVPKANGYEALHTTVMSNTGKWVEVQIRSTRMNEIAEKGYAAHWKYKEDKKGIENSLDDWLKRIRELLQRPESNAIDFLDDFKLTLFADEIYVFTRSGELRNLPKNSTVLDFAYSIHSDIGNKCIGAKVNHKLVALSHVLSSGDQIEVLTSEKQSPKEEWLNIVISAKAKSQIKMAVKEDKKRSAERGKEIISRMFNQVRLPSDEKKIEEFAKYLNINDVNELYLDAFSGKIDIKTVKAFSTINEKSGWLNYLRAPFAKGKHANAQNKQIRKKRAKKLELDVENQVSFVIADCCNPIPGDEVVGFVLSENSLEIHRANCANAVRMNARYGDRIRNVQWDDSKQITFKTAVRLSGIDKIGILRDIIRILSEENNLNISSVMLETKNEIFEGKITLYVNNTEHLKNLINQIKKVDGVERVSRLRLTEAM